Proteins co-encoded in one Corvus moneduloides isolate bCorMon1 chromosome 7, bCorMon1.pri, whole genome shotgun sequence genomic window:
- the LOC116446802 gene encoding beta-keratin-related protein-like, producing MSCYDLCLPSSCGPRPLATSCNQPCFRRCRDSTTFIQPPTVVVTLPGPILSSFPQNTTVGSTASAAVGSYLRCCGIPVGSRGLGKAGLLCLGTGL from the coding sequence ATGTCCTGCTACGACCTGTGCCTGCCCTCCTCCTGCGGTCCCCGGCCCCTGGCCACCAGCTGCAACCAGCCCTGCTTCCGCCGCTGcagggactccaccaccttcaTCCAGCCACCCACGGTCGTGGTCACGCTGcccgggcccatcctcagctccttcccgcAGAACACCACGGTGGGCTCCACGGCGTCGGCGGCAGTCGGGAGCTACCTGCGCTGCTGCGGCATCCCCGTGGGCTCCCGGGGGCTGGGCAAGGCGGGACTGCTGTGCTTGGGCACTGGGCTGTAG
- the FTCD gene encoding formimidoyltransferase-cyclodeaminase isoform X2: MGALDVCPFVPVRNVSMEECVTCAQIFGQRLAAELGVPVYLYGAAARDESRKALPSIRAGEYEALPEKLAKPEWAPDFGPPTFVPRWGATVTGARTFLIAYNINLLCTKELAHRIALNIREQGRGPDQPGRLKKVQGIGWYLEEENMAQVSTNLLDFETTPLHAVYEEICRDAQELNLPVVGSQLVGLIPKKAMLDAAEFYIKKEKLFILEEEQKIRLVVNRLGLDSLSPFHPQDRIIEYLVEAGEVDGGLVAKPLGAFVRAVGARSAAPGGGSVSAAAGALGAALGSMVGLMSYGKRQFEDLDPIMRKLIPPFHQAMEELVAMVDADSRAFSSYMEAMKLPKNTPEERERRTAAMQQGLKTAVGVPYGLAEKVSGLWPALKELARHCNLACKSDIQVGAKMLEAAVFGAYFNVMINLKDITDEKFKLVMSQKVSGLLEEAKQGSAVVLALLDKRVA; encoded by the exons ATGGGGGCCCTGGATGTCTGCCCCTTTGTGCCAGTGAGGAACGTCAGCATGGAAGAGTGTGTCACCTGCGCTCAAATCTTCGGGCAGCGcttggcagcagagctgggggtgcctG TTTACCTGTACGGAGCAGCGGCACGGGACGAGAGCAGGAAAGCCCTGCCCTCCATCCGTGCTGGGGAGTACGAGGCGCTCCCCGAGAAG cttgCAAAACCAGAATGGGCTCCTGATTTTGGACCCCCAACCTTTGTCCCCCGGTGGGGGGCCACAGTGACGGGCGCCCGGACCTTCCTCATCGCGTACAACATCAACCTGCTGTGCACCAAGGAGCTGGCTCACCGCATCGCCCTCAACATCCGTGAGCAGGGCCGCGGCCCCGACCAG CCTGGGCGCTTGAAGAAGGTACAGGGCATCGGCTGGTATTTGGAGGAGGAGAACATGGCCCAGGTTTCGACAAACCTGCTGGACTTTGAGACCACGCCGCTCCACGCCGTCTATGAGGAGATCTGCCGAGATGCACAG GAATTGAATCTCCCTGTTGTGGGGTCTCAGCTGGTGGGACTCATTCCCAAGAAGGCCATGCTGGACGCAGCTGAGTTTTACatcaagaaggaaaaactcTTTATCCTGGAGGAGGAACAGAAGATCAGGCTG GTGGTCAATCGGCTGGGCCTGGACTCCCTGTCTCCGTTTCACCCCCAGGACCGCATCATCGA GTACCTGGTGGAAGCAGGGGAGGTGGATGGGGGGCTGGTGGCCAAGCCACTGGGTGCCTTCGTGCGAGCAGTCGGAGCGAGGTCGGCAGCGCCGGGAGGAGGCTCCgtgtctgcagctgcaggagccctg ggagcagcactgggcagcatGGTGGGGCTAATGAGCTACGGGAAGCGGCAGTTTGAGGACCTGGACCCCATCATGAGGAAGCTGATCCCCCCTTTCCACCAGGCCATGGAGGAGCTGGTGGCAATGGTGGATGCCGACTCTCGCGCCTTCAGTAGCTACATG GAAGCCATGAAGCTGCCCAAGAACACCCCTGAAGAGCGGGAGAg GCGCACGGCTGCCATGCAGCAGGGGCTGAAAACGGCCGTGGGGGTGCCCTACGGCCTGGCAGAGAAGGTGAGCGGGCTGTGGCCTGCTCTGAAGGAGCTGGCACGACACTGCAACCTGGCCTGCAAATCTGATATCCAG GTGGGAGCCAAAATGCTGGAAGCGGCTGTGTTCGGAGCTTACTTCAATGTCATGATCAACCTCAAGGACATCACGGACGAGAAGTTCAAGCTTGTG ATGTCACAGAAGGTCTCCGGGCTGCTGGAAGAGGCGAAGCAAGGCTCGGCGGTcgtgctggcactgctggacaaGCGGGTGGCCTGA
- the FTCD gene encoding formimidoyltransferase-cyclodeaminase isoform X1, with protein sequence MAKLVECVPNFSEGNNKEVIDAVAQAISQTPGCVLLDVDAGASTNRTVYTFVGSPEAVVEGALSAARVAGQLIDMSRHSGEHPRMGALDVCPFVPVRNVSMEECVTCAQIFGQRLAAELGVPVYLYGAAARDESRKALPSIRAGEYEALPEKLAKPEWAPDFGPPTFVPRWGATVTGARTFLIAYNINLLCTKELAHRIALNIREQGRGPDQPGRLKKVQGIGWYLEEENMAQVSTNLLDFETTPLHAVYEEICRDAQELNLPVVGSQLVGLIPKKAMLDAAEFYIKKEKLFILEEEQKIRLVVNRLGLDSLSPFHPQDRIIEYLVEAGEVDGGLVAKPLGAFVRAVGARSAAPGGGSVSAAAGALGAALGSMVGLMSYGKRQFEDLDPIMRKLIPPFHQAMEELVAMVDADSRAFSSYMEAMKLPKNTPEERERRTAAMQQGLKTAVGVPYGLAEKVSGLWPALKELARHCNLACKSDIQVGAKMLEAAVFGAYFNVMINLKDITDEKFKLVMSQKVSGLLEEAKQGSAVVLALLDKRVA encoded by the exons ATGGCCAAGCTGGTGGAATGCGTCCCCAACTTCTCAGAGGGGAATAACAAAGAG GTGATCGATGCGGTGGCACAGGCCATCTCCCAGACGCCGGGATGTGTGCTGCTGGACGTGGATGCCGGCGCCTCCACCAACCGCACTGTCTACACCTTTGTGGGGTCCCCTGAGGCTGTGGTGGAAGGGGCACTGAGCGCGGCCCGCGTGGCTGGACAGCTCATTGACATGAGCCGACACTCGG GTGAGCACCCTCGGATGGGGGCCCTGGATGTCTGCCCCTTTGTGCCAGTGAGGAACGTCAGCATGGAAGAGTGTGTCACCTGCGCTCAAATCTTCGGGCAGCGcttggcagcagagctgggggtgcctG TTTACCTGTACGGAGCAGCGGCACGGGACGAGAGCAGGAAAGCCCTGCCCTCCATCCGTGCTGGGGAGTACGAGGCGCTCCCCGAGAAG cttgCAAAACCAGAATGGGCTCCTGATTTTGGACCCCCAACCTTTGTCCCCCGGTGGGGGGCCACAGTGACGGGCGCCCGGACCTTCCTCATCGCGTACAACATCAACCTGCTGTGCACCAAGGAGCTGGCTCACCGCATCGCCCTCAACATCCGTGAGCAGGGCCGCGGCCCCGACCAG CCTGGGCGCTTGAAGAAGGTACAGGGCATCGGCTGGTATTTGGAGGAGGAGAACATGGCCCAGGTTTCGACAAACCTGCTGGACTTTGAGACCACGCCGCTCCACGCCGTCTATGAGGAGATCTGCCGAGATGCACAG GAATTGAATCTCCCTGTTGTGGGGTCTCAGCTGGTGGGACTCATTCCCAAGAAGGCCATGCTGGACGCAGCTGAGTTTTACatcaagaaggaaaaactcTTTATCCTGGAGGAGGAACAGAAGATCAGGCTG GTGGTCAATCGGCTGGGCCTGGACTCCCTGTCTCCGTTTCACCCCCAGGACCGCATCATCGA GTACCTGGTGGAAGCAGGGGAGGTGGATGGGGGGCTGGTGGCCAAGCCACTGGGTGCCTTCGTGCGAGCAGTCGGAGCGAGGTCGGCAGCGCCGGGAGGAGGCTCCgtgtctgcagctgcaggagccctg ggagcagcactgggcagcatGGTGGGGCTAATGAGCTACGGGAAGCGGCAGTTTGAGGACCTGGACCCCATCATGAGGAAGCTGATCCCCCCTTTCCACCAGGCCATGGAGGAGCTGGTGGCAATGGTGGATGCCGACTCTCGCGCCTTCAGTAGCTACATG GAAGCCATGAAGCTGCCCAAGAACACCCCTGAAGAGCGGGAGAg GCGCACGGCTGCCATGCAGCAGGGGCTGAAAACGGCCGTGGGGGTGCCCTACGGCCTGGCAGAGAAGGTGAGCGGGCTGTGGCCTGCTCTGAAGGAGCTGGCACGACACTGCAACCTGGCCTGCAAATCTGATATCCAG GTGGGAGCCAAAATGCTGGAAGCGGCTGTGTTCGGAGCTTACTTCAATGTCATGATCAACCTCAAGGACATCACGGACGAGAAGTTCAAGCTTGTG ATGTCACAGAAGGTCTCCGGGCTGCTGGAAGAGGCGAAGCAAGGCTCGGCGGTcgtgctggcactgctggacaaGCGGGTGGCCTGA